From Cucumis melo cultivar AY chromosome 1, USDA_Cmelo_AY_1.0, whole genome shotgun sequence, a single genomic window includes:
- the LOC103500085 gene encoding vacuolar protein sorting-associated protein 51 homolog isoform X1, which produces MEIDDVPMDEKAKRMRDLLSSFYSPDASMSSSPTGSSNRYASPLEAINTTSFNPDQYMNILVQKSNLEGLLQRHVEMAAEIKNLDTDLQMLVYENYNKFISATDTIKRMNNNIVGMETNMEQLLEKILSVQSRSDGVNTSLFEKREHIEKLHRTRNLLRKVQFIYDLPARLGKCIKTEAYADAVRFYTGAMPIFKAYGDSSFQDCKRASEEAIAVVLKNLQEKLFSDSESIQTRAEAAVLLKQLDFPVDSLKVKLLEKLEQSTLDLQLNAENLTSALVNASSKDGNTSELVYGASHEASVREFTEAVRAYRVIFADSDRQLIKLAQDLVTKHFDSTEQFIKKQICAADLLLVFGTIWTDVLLLGEVLNDAGLLDYSLKAAQVAVKQYVTFTFSRLLQDISDALTQVHTRKKEGVQEYSLQLELEASKKAVLQGSMDILLDFRQLLEDQSGLIINQRDSIVDWVQEGFQDFFRALVDRFMLLSGKNNSYTQSQALTEATQAEKVNAGLVLVLAQISVFIEQTAIPRITEEIAASFSGGGIRGYEYGPAFVPAEICRMFRAAGEKFLHLYINMRSQRISVLLTKRFRTPNWVKHKEPREVHMFVDLFLQELEAVGSEVKQILPEGTRKHRRTDSNGSTTSSRSNPLREEKLNRSNTQRARSQLLETHLAKLFKQKIEIFTRVEFTQGSVVTTIVKLSLKTLQEFVRLQTFNRSGFQQIQLDMQFLRTPLKEIADDEAAIDFLLDEVIVAASERCLDSIPLEPPILDKLIQAKLAKAKDQNPMTP; this is translated from the exons GTACAGAAGTCGAATTTGGAGGGGCTCCTTCAAAGACATGTTGAAATGGCTGCCGAGATTAAGAATCTTGACACGGATCTCCAAATGCTGGTTTATGAAAATTACAATAAATTCATCAGTGCGACTGATACAATTAAAAG GATGAACAATAATATCGTGGGGATGGAGACAAACATGGAACAACTCCTTGAAAAA ATACTGTCAGTACAATCTAGAAGTGATGGAGTTAATACTTCTCTTTTTGAAAAAAGAGAGCACATTGAGAAATTGCATCGAACACGAAACCTTCTTCGTAAAGTTCAG TTCATTTATGATCTACCCGCTAGACTTGGAAAGTGCATCAAAACAGAAGCCTATGCTGATGCAGTCAGATTTTACACTGGAGCCATGCCAATATTTAAG GCATATGGAGACTCCTCATTCCAAGATTGCAAGCGAGCATCAGAAGAAGCGATAGCagtagttttaaaaaatttgcag GAAAAGCTATTCTCAGACTCTGAATCCATACAGACAAGAGCGGAGGCTGCAGTCCTTCTTAAGCAACTAGATTTCCCG GTGGACAGCTTAAAGGTAAAGTTGCTAGAAAAGCTGGAACAATCGACATTGGATCTTCAGCTTAATGCTGAAAATTTGACTAGTGCATTAGTAAATGCCTCTTCAAAAGATGGAAATACTTCCGAGTTAGTTTATGGTGCTTCACACGAG GCATCTGTTCGAGAGTTTACAGAGGCAGTCCGAGCTTATCGTGTAATATTTGCAGATTCAGATAGGCAACTAATAAAACTTGCTCAGGATTTGGTTACCAA GCATTTTGATTCCACTGAACAATTTATCAAGAAACAGATTTGTGCTGCAGATCTTCTCcttgtttttg GAACTATATGGACAGATGTGCTTTTACTTGGAGAAGTATTGAATGATGCTGGTCTGCTTGATTATTCCTTGAAG GCTGCCCAGGTTGCTGTCAAACAGTATGTCACATTCACATTCTCCCGTCTCCTGCAAGACATCTCAG ATGCACTCACACAGGTTCATACTAGGAAAAAAGAGGGCGTTCAAGAGTACTCCTTGCAGCTTGAGCTGGAGGCCAGCAAGAAGGCAGTGCTTCAGGGCAGCATGGATATTTTACTA GACTTCCGCCAGCTTCTTGAAGACCAGTCGGGGCTAATCATTAACCAGAGGGATTCAATTGTTGATTGGGTTCAAGAAGGATTTCAGGACTTCTTCAGGGCACTTGTTGACCGATTCATGTTGCTTTCAGGAAAAAATAATTCTTATACTCAAAGTCAAGCTTTGACTGAGGCAACCCAAGCTGAAAAAGTTAATGCTGGGCTTGTCTTGGTGCTTGCACAAATTTCAGTTTTTATTGAACAAACTGCCATACCTAGAATCACTGAG GAAATAGCAGCTTCTTTTTCTGGTGGTGGTATTAGGGGTTATGAATATGGTCCTGCCTTTGTACCTGCAGAAATTTGCCGAATGTTTCGAGCTGCTGGTGAAAAGTTTCTACACCTT TATATAAACATGCGAAGTCAGAGGATATCAGTTCTTTTGACTAAGAGGTTTAGAACGCCAAATTGGGTTAAG CACAAGGAACCTAGAGAGGTTCACATGTTTGTTGATTTATTCCTTCAAGAG TTGGAGGCCGTTGGAAGTGAAGTTAAACAGATTTTGCCAGAAGGGACTCGTAAGCATCGTCGGACTGACAGCAATGGAAGCACGACGTCATCACGAAGCAATCCACTTCGAGAGGAGAAGTTGAATAGGTCAAATACGCAAAGGGCTCGAAGCCAGCTGTTGGAAACCCATCTAGCAAAGTTATTTAAGCAAAAGATAGAGATTTTTACTAGAGTAGAGTTTACTCAG GGATCGGTTGTAACAACTATAGTGAAACTTTCCCTCAAAACTTTGCAAGAATTTGTCCGACTCCAGACTTTTAACCGAAGTGGGTTCCAACAAATTCAATTAGATATGCAGTTCCTGAGGACTCCTCTAAAGGAAATCGCAGATGATGAAGCAGCTATCGACTTTCTGCTTGATGAA GTGATAGTCGCTGCATCGGAGCGTTGTCTCGACTCCATTCCTTTGGAGCCTCCCATCTTAGACAAACTTATACAAGCAAAATTGGCGAAGGCAAAAGATCAGAATCCAATGACTCCGTGA
- the LOC103500085 gene encoding vacuolar protein sorting-associated protein 51 homolog isoform X2, whose translation MEIDDVPMDEKAKRMRDLLSSFYSPDASMSSSPTGSSNRYASPLEAINTTSFNPDQYMNILVQKSNLEGLLQRHVEMAAEIKNLDTDLQMLVYENYNKFISATDTIKRMNNNIVGMETNMEQLLEKILSVQSRSDGVNTSLFEKREHIEKLHRTRNLLRKVQFIYDLPARLGKCIKTEAYADAVRFYTGAMPIFKAYGDSSFQDCKRASEEAIAVVLKNLQEKLFSDSESIQTRAEAAVLLKQLDFPVDSLKVKLLEKLEQSTLDLQLNAENLTSALVNASSKDGNTSELVYGASHEASVREFTEAVRAYRVIFADSDRQLIKLAQDLVTKHFDSTEQFIKKQICAADLLLVFGTIWTDVLLLGEVLNDAGLLDYSLKAAQVAVKQYVTFTFSRLLQDISDALTQVHTRKKEGVQEYSLQLELEASKKAVLQGSMDILLDFRQLLEDQSGLIINQRDSIVDWVQEGFQDFFRALVDRFMLLSGKNNSYTQSQALTEATQAEKVNAGLVLVLAQISVFIEQTAIPRITEEIAASFSGGGIRGYEYGPAFVPAEICRMFRAAGEKFLHLYINMRSQRISVLLTKRFRTPNWVKLEAVGSEVKQILPEGTRKHRRTDSNGSTTSSRSNPLREEKLNRSNTQRARSQLLETHLAKLFKQKIEIFTRVEFTQGSVVTTIVKLSLKTLQEFVRLQTFNRSGFQQIQLDMQFLRTPLKEIADDEAAIDFLLDEVIVAASERCLDSIPLEPPILDKLIQAKLAKAKDQNPMTP comes from the exons GTACAGAAGTCGAATTTGGAGGGGCTCCTTCAAAGACATGTTGAAATGGCTGCCGAGATTAAGAATCTTGACACGGATCTCCAAATGCTGGTTTATGAAAATTACAATAAATTCATCAGTGCGACTGATACAATTAAAAG GATGAACAATAATATCGTGGGGATGGAGACAAACATGGAACAACTCCTTGAAAAA ATACTGTCAGTACAATCTAGAAGTGATGGAGTTAATACTTCTCTTTTTGAAAAAAGAGAGCACATTGAGAAATTGCATCGAACACGAAACCTTCTTCGTAAAGTTCAG TTCATTTATGATCTACCCGCTAGACTTGGAAAGTGCATCAAAACAGAAGCCTATGCTGATGCAGTCAGATTTTACACTGGAGCCATGCCAATATTTAAG GCATATGGAGACTCCTCATTCCAAGATTGCAAGCGAGCATCAGAAGAAGCGATAGCagtagttttaaaaaatttgcag GAAAAGCTATTCTCAGACTCTGAATCCATACAGACAAGAGCGGAGGCTGCAGTCCTTCTTAAGCAACTAGATTTCCCG GTGGACAGCTTAAAGGTAAAGTTGCTAGAAAAGCTGGAACAATCGACATTGGATCTTCAGCTTAATGCTGAAAATTTGACTAGTGCATTAGTAAATGCCTCTTCAAAAGATGGAAATACTTCCGAGTTAGTTTATGGTGCTTCACACGAG GCATCTGTTCGAGAGTTTACAGAGGCAGTCCGAGCTTATCGTGTAATATTTGCAGATTCAGATAGGCAACTAATAAAACTTGCTCAGGATTTGGTTACCAA GCATTTTGATTCCACTGAACAATTTATCAAGAAACAGATTTGTGCTGCAGATCTTCTCcttgtttttg GAACTATATGGACAGATGTGCTTTTACTTGGAGAAGTATTGAATGATGCTGGTCTGCTTGATTATTCCTTGAAG GCTGCCCAGGTTGCTGTCAAACAGTATGTCACATTCACATTCTCCCGTCTCCTGCAAGACATCTCAG ATGCACTCACACAGGTTCATACTAGGAAAAAAGAGGGCGTTCAAGAGTACTCCTTGCAGCTTGAGCTGGAGGCCAGCAAGAAGGCAGTGCTTCAGGGCAGCATGGATATTTTACTA GACTTCCGCCAGCTTCTTGAAGACCAGTCGGGGCTAATCATTAACCAGAGGGATTCAATTGTTGATTGGGTTCAAGAAGGATTTCAGGACTTCTTCAGGGCACTTGTTGACCGATTCATGTTGCTTTCAGGAAAAAATAATTCTTATACTCAAAGTCAAGCTTTGACTGAGGCAACCCAAGCTGAAAAAGTTAATGCTGGGCTTGTCTTGGTGCTTGCACAAATTTCAGTTTTTATTGAACAAACTGCCATACCTAGAATCACTGAG GAAATAGCAGCTTCTTTTTCTGGTGGTGGTATTAGGGGTTATGAATATGGTCCTGCCTTTGTACCTGCAGAAATTTGCCGAATGTTTCGAGCTGCTGGTGAAAAGTTTCTACACCTT TATATAAACATGCGAAGTCAGAGGATATCAGTTCTTTTGACTAAGAGGTTTAGAACGCCAAATTGGGTTAAG TTGGAGGCCGTTGGAAGTGAAGTTAAACAGATTTTGCCAGAAGGGACTCGTAAGCATCGTCGGACTGACAGCAATGGAAGCACGACGTCATCACGAAGCAATCCACTTCGAGAGGAGAAGTTGAATAGGTCAAATACGCAAAGGGCTCGAAGCCAGCTGTTGGAAACCCATCTAGCAAAGTTATTTAAGCAAAAGATAGAGATTTTTACTAGAGTAGAGTTTACTCAG GGATCGGTTGTAACAACTATAGTGAAACTTTCCCTCAAAACTTTGCAAGAATTTGTCCGACTCCAGACTTTTAACCGAAGTGGGTTCCAACAAATTCAATTAGATATGCAGTTCCTGAGGACTCCTCTAAAGGAAATCGCAGATGATGAAGCAGCTATCGACTTTCTGCTTGATGAA GTGATAGTCGCTGCATCGGAGCGTTGTCTCGACTCCATTCCTTTGGAGCCTCCCATCTTAGACAAACTTATACAAGCAAAATTGGCGAAGGCAAAAGATCAGAATCCAATGACTCCGTGA